One Plasmodium coatneyi strain Hackeri chromosome 14, complete sequence genomic window carries:
- a CDS encoding Phospholipid-transporting ATPase has protein sequence MVDDEELKRLRFILSKKMGRIKYFFSYTFYKIFSHFYNKKNKKRERFVNIHGRTSPKFFCDNKIKSTKYTVITFIPLFLFYQFSDFLNLFYLCVSLLQIIPIFNTGYVFTFVAPLIFIIFVSLINEVVDDLKRFIKDLENNNEIYYALLENGNFEKIYSKDIKVGDIILIKSKQRAPADCILLRNLSKNEEYTFKVEEKKFFGSIKLNKNSNVYNKINKNYYHFNKNIDNELIDDRYNESNNNLSETSNHQLFSENEKSLNAGKEKKYLLKDKSEKSGASNETANYTYVKTDKIDGETDWKIKYPISIFQNLKKLKDFFTIDILFILEQPKNDIYKIEGSFVIFKYNPHGDFQKEENNNAMGMSDHQLMNYSFGMIRDGEVDLERGGVAKAGESPYGEEADNEDDEDDDEDDDDEDDDDDDDDDEDDEEEEELEEGERRKELELENVAGDNEKEVHHKGYVNLAEKETDYVYSNNKKDKKMNNEMVHFNNVEKGTVVGVGGAGSGAAMAGQNRGVMEKYNCPKNSGKKSGNYVGETSMCSVFNNEDNFNFYNVSYRKKLNYDNFILFNSVITSSDVLCLVIYTGSDTRVNMSTQISKIKRGMIDNKLNMITLFLFLILALFSMYMCTVKLNNLWYLNFIRFVLLFSSVIPISLSVNLNIAKIYYTLVIQKDKEIETTIIKNSSIIENFGDVDYIFTDKTGTLTENVMVLKVIHIGLDVIHAESEKNNMLQGSMENKGKGNFNKHMLSYDLDDLNEDVDASSLYLGSNYSKNERRSKHSGNKNGNYMSFNYDVENGRSKNELTTLRQLSKTVNPMDRINMLHDEENIDEENLDYDNYDYGNFNEHSTGSKSGFSQNNYRGANLKPFKQNSLAMSTSVSGGGMGQRRNDIHKKNSVHMEKKKKVEQMVDEFLKYKSDPLDYYNDNVEDVEFLKKHRVFQTFLSFLICNNIRTLAKENSNSGGANGNTNGSTSASANGGGAKEKDKAKKKKDQKEADTQKNFYYILKVNRKNKKKKEKHADSSSAAFSYDKKNLESNSSEDSETFSHSDVSYQCSSPDELAFLKYATNCGFILRKKTASRIEIKYKNLVMEYDILLHIPFSSETKRMSIFVRNVKNRNIYFFIKGADNILIKKCHEKYKTFIYEESDHLSNLGLRVLVHGFLNIEEQFFHTFSNLYNKNKDVKGQLENILDYVEKNIKVLAITGVEDKLQEGVGKTIEMLYNSGIKVWVLTGDKIETAICICKNANIKKKKHNIYIFRHENIKSTSNLIREFNSILSNIDSYVLFFDNIIIQNCIKYIPNAFVDFAANARAVVCCRCSPIEKKEIALLIKTIRRKKILCIGDGGNDVAMIQAADIGIGVLGKEGKQVVHDSDIIVSKFKNIKKLILYYGNNTFLQTSSLCSFLIHRGFVLTYLQFIYSYIFFSIPVSIFQGWLQIGYTTYYTTAPFLSLLLDVKIKKNLIYLYPEIYKNKKHKRRLDLKSFFIIVWISIFQGTVVMLGALKLFNDNYNNLINISFSSLIVLEIMNIHLEVESWHPLMISANICSFIVYIFSMFILRNYFDIMQIMSVMFWYKVILIVLFAWLPFYIIKKVKNILTPSQFFKLA, from the exons ATGGTTGACGACGAGGAGCTAAAGAGGCTCAGGTTCATTCTGAGCAAAAAGATGGGGAGAataaaatactttttttcgtacACATTCTACAAAATATTCagccatttttataacaagaaaaataaaaagcgaGAAAGGTTTGTAAATATACACGGAAGGACGAGTCCAaaatttttctgtgacaatAAAATTAAGAGCACAAAGTACACAGTGATCACATTTATTCctctgtttttattttaccagTTCTCggattttttaaatttattttatttgtgtgTTTCTTTGCTACAAATAATTCCGATATTCAACACGGGGTATGTGTTCACCTTTGTGGCTCCATTAATTTTCATCATCTTTGTAAGTTTAATTAACGAAGTAGTTGACGATTTGAAGCGGTTTATAAAGGACCTTGAAAATAACAACGAAATTTATTACGCCCTTTTGGAGAATGGaaatttcgaaaaaatatactcCAAAGATATAAAAGTAGGAGATATCATTTTGATAAAATCCAAGCAGAGAGCCCCAGCGGATTGTATTTTGTTACGTAatttaagtaaaaatgaagaatataCTTTTAAagtggaggagaagaaatttttcGGCAGCATAAAATTGAATAAAAATTCCAACGtttataacaaaattaacaaaaactACTAccattttaataaaaacattGATAACGAACTGATTGATGATCGATATAACGAGTCGAACAACAACTTAAGCGAAACGAGCAATCACCAATTATTtagtgaaaatgaaaaatccCTAAACgcagggaaggagaagaaatatCTTTTAAAAGACAAGTCAGAGAAAAGTG GTGCATCAAACGAAACGGccaattatacatatgtcaAAACGGACAAAATTGATGGAGAAACGGACTGGAAAATTAAGTACCCAATTAGCATCTtccaaaatttaaaaaagttgaaaGATTTCTTCACCATAgacattttgttcattctgGAGCAGCCCAAAAATGacatttataaaattgaGGGTTCTTTTGTCATATTCAAGTACAACCCTCATGGCGACTTCCAGAAGGAGGAGAACAACAACGCCATGGGGATGAGTGACCACCAGTTGATGAACTATTCCTTTGGCATGATCAGGGATGGGGAGGTCGACTTGGAGCGCGGCGGAGTGGCCAAGGCGGGCGAATCGCCATACGGAGAGGAGGCCGACAATGAagacgatgaggatgacgatgaagacgacgatgatgaggatgatgatgatgatgacgatgatgatgaagatgatgaagaagaggaagagttAGAGGAGGGTGAACGCCGAAAGGAACTCGAACTGGAAAACGTTGCCGGCgataatgaaaaagaagtCCATCATAAGGGCTATGTAAATTTGgcggaaaaggaaacagaCTACGTGTACAGCAATAAcaagaaggataaaaagaTGAACAACGAAATGGTGCATTTTAACAACGTGGAAAAGGGAACAGTTGTAGGAGTAGGTGGCGCAGGATCAGGTGCTGCTATGGCGGGTCAAAACAGAGGAGTTATGGAAAAGTACAACTGCCCAAAAAATAGTGGAAAAAAGAGTGGAAATTATGTTGGCGAAACGAGCATGTGTAGTGTATTTAATAATGAGGataatttcaatttttacaatgtcagttatagaaaaaaattaaattacgACAACTTCATCTTGTTCAACTCTGTGATTACCAGCTCGGATGTGCTCTGTTTGGTGATCTACACAGGAAGTGACACGAGGGTGAATATGAGTACACAGAtcagcaaaataaaaagaggaatgatAGACAATAAGTTAAATATGATAAcgttatttttgtttctaATTCTGGCGTTGTTCTccatgtacatgtgtaccGTGAAGTTGAACAACCTGTGGTATCTGAATTTTATTCGTTTCGTTTTGCTGTTCTCGTCTGTTATCCCCATATCCTTAAGCGTGAATTTAAATATCGCTAAAATTTACTACACTTTGGTGATTCAGAAGGATAAGGAAATCGAAACGACGATCATAAAGAACAGCTCAATTATAGAAAACTTTGGTGACGTGGATTACATTTTCACTGACAAAACGGGAACACTCACGGAAAATGTAATGGTCCTCAAGGTTATACATATCGGATTGGACGTCATCCATGCGGAGAGTGAAAAGAATAATATGCTACAGGGAAGTatggaaaataaagggaaagggaattTCAACAAGCATATGCTATCGTACGATTTGGATGACTTAAACGAAGATGTAGATGCGTCTTCGTTGTACTTAGGGTCCAACTACTCCAAGAACGAACGAAGGAGTAAGCACAGtggaaacaaaaatggaaactacATGTCCTTTAACTACGACGtggaaaatggaagaagcaaaaatgaactgACAACGTTGAGGCAGTTGAGCAAAACAGTGAACCCAATGGATCGCATCAATATGCTAcatgatgaagaaaatattgaTGAAGAAAACTTGGACTATGATAATTATGATTATGGaaattttaatgaacattCGACGGGGTCTAAGTCTGGTTTTTCTCAAAATAATTACCGAGGTGCAAACTTGAAGCCGTTCAAGCAGAACAGCTTGGCTATGAGTACGAGCGTATCAGGGGGAGGTATGGGCCAGAGGAGGAACGATATTCATAAAAAGAACTCCGTCcacatggagaaaaaaaaaaaggtggaacaAATGGTGGACGAATTTTTGAAATACAAATCAGACCCCCTAGATTATTACAATGACAATGTGGAGGATGTGGAGTTTTTGAAGAAGCACCGTGTGTTCCAAAcctttttgtccttcctCATATGCAACAATATTAGGACTCTGGCCAAGGAGAACAGCAACAGCGGAGGTGCCAACGGCAATACAAATGGTAGTACAAGTGCCAGTGCCAACGGTGGAGGTGCCAAAGAAAAGGACAAggcgaagaagaagaaggaccaAAAAGAAGCAGACACGCAGAAAAACTTCTACTACATATTAAAAGTGAaccgaaaaaataaaaagaagaaagagaaacaTGCGGACAGCAGCAGCGCAGCTTTTTCTTATGACAAAAAGAATTTGGAGTCCAACAGTTCGGAAGATTCTGAGACGTTTTCCCACTCGGATGTCAGTTATCAGTGTTCCTCTCCAGACGAGTTGGCTTTCCTAAAATATGCTACCAATTGTGGGTTCATtttgaggaagaaaacagCCAGCCggatagaaataaaatataaaaacctAGTCATGGAATACGACATTTTGCTACACATTCCCTTCTCCTCGGAAACGAAACGAATGAGCATTTTCGTGCGGAACGTAAAGAACAGGAACATTTACTTCTTCATCAAAGGGGCGgataatattttaataaagaAATGTCATGAGAAGTATAAAACGTTCATTTATGAGGAGAGTGATCATCTGTCGAACTTGGGTTTGCGTGTTCTGGTGCATGGATTTTTAAACATAGAGGAGCAGTTCTTCCATACCTTCTCCAATTTGTACAACAAGAATAAGGACGTCAAGGGGCAGCTGGAGAATATTTTGGACTACGTGGAGAAGAACATCAAGGTGCTCGCCATAACGGGTGTGGAGGACAAGTTGCAGGAG GGCGTGGGGAAGACCATTGAGATGCTATACAACAGCGGCATCAAGGTGTGGGTTCTGACTGGTGATAAAATCGAAACAGCCATCTGCATCTGCAAAAACGCCaacataaagaagaagaagcataaCATATACATTTTCAGACACGAAAATATTAAGAGCACTTCAAACCTCATAAGAGAATTTAACTCGATCTTAAGTAACATCGATTCGTATGTCCTCTTCTTTGACAATATTATAATACAGAACTGCATCAAGTACATTCCTAATGCGTTTGTGGATTTTGCGGCGAACGCGAGGGCAGTG GTCTGCTGCAGGTGCAGCCCCAtcgagaagaaagaaatcgCCCTGCTTATTAAAACCattaggaggaagaagattcTGTGCATCGGGGATGGAGGAAATGACGTGGCTATGATCCAGGCAGCGGACATTGGCATTGGTGTTttaggaaaagaaggaaaacaagtTGTGCACGACAGTGATATAATTGTCTCTAAATTTAAGAACATAAAGAAGCTTATTTTGTACTATGGGAACAACACCTTTTTGCAGACCTCCTCCCTCTGCTCCTTTCTCATACATAGGGGGTTCGTCCTTACGTATTTGCAGTTTATCTACAGCTACATCTTTTTCAGCATACCGGTGTCCATCTTTCAG GGATGGTTGCAAATCGGTTACACGACGTATTACACCACGGCGCCATTCTTGTCCCTCCTGTTGGAcgtgaagataaaaaaaaacctgaTATACCTCTACCCGGAgatatacaaaaataagaagcaCAAGCGAAGGTTGGATTTGAAGtccttcttcatcatcgTGTGGATCTCCATTTTTCAG GGAACCGTCGTCATGCTGGGGGCGCTGAAGCTGTTCAATGACAACTACAACAACCTCATAAACATATCCTTTTCGTCCCTCATCGTTTTGGAGATCATGAACATTCACTTGGAGGTGGAGTCCTG GCACCCGCTGATGATATCGGCCAACATCTGCTCCTTCATCGTATACATCTTTTCGATGTTCATCCTGAGGAACTATTTCGACATCATGCAAATTATGTCTGTCATGTTTTGGTACAAGGTTATTTTGATCGTGCTGTTTGCCTGGCTGCCCTTttacataattaaaaaggtgaagaatattttaacGCCCTCTCAGTTTTTCAAGCTCGCCTGA